A stretch of DNA from Triticum dicoccoides isolate Atlit2015 ecotype Zavitan chromosome 2A, WEW_v2.0, whole genome shotgun sequence:
gcgatgcaGCAGCAGCGCGCGGGTCGGGGCGACGACGGGGAAGACCTCAGGGCGGCGGCacggaccgcgtgccacgctcgctacggcccgatggGTGACGCAGCGGCAGCGCGAGGGTCGATGCAGCCACGGCAACAGCCTGGAGCGGACAgcctcggggcggcggtggaccgcgggctGCGACACAACGGCCAAAAAGGCAACACAGCGAGAGCGCGCGGGTCGGTGCAGCAGAGGGAAGCACCATGGAGCGGCGGCaaggaccgcgtgccacgctcgctacggcccgatggGGCGATGCAGTGGCAGCGCAAGGGTCGGTGAGCCCCGAAGACGACCTGAAACGGACGACCTCAGGGCGAcgttggaccgcgggccgcggcactacggtcCAAAGGGCGACGTCGCGATTGCGCGCAAGTCGGTGCAGCAGTAGGAAGAACCATGTGACAGCGACGCTATGGTCCGAAAAGACGACGCAGCTGCACTCTGTTGCTCGATCGAAGGGGTGTGTTGTACTCTCGAAGTCGATCTTCATTAGATCCTACGAAGCTGGCAGGAAGGCAAATCAAGGCTGGAATAGGTATGTGAGCACAAACACCCGCATGAGACGCAAACGCGATCACTGATCAGCCAAGACACCATATGTGGTGCATCGGCTTGACCTGGTGGCCCAACGCGAGCGGCCGCCCGCGTCGACGCGCGTGCAGCCATCCACGTCCGCGTCTGGCGCGTGTGTGGCCTGAGTTCGGGACACTCGCCGCCGGACAACGGCCAGCGAACCGTACGAGTGGCCGCCACACCAGCGCAGGAACACGTCTTCAGCGTGGGGCGGGTGCGGCAACTAATCCAGCTAGATGCAGGCCTGCGCGAAGACCAGGCGGATGACGACGTGCAAATGTAGTCGATGCCGATGTAGAAGTAGAGGCACGAGAAGAGTCAACAGGCGATGGGCGACATAAACCAATCATAAAtcgaaaaatcaaaaaaaaaaatacCGATCAAAACAATCGATGTGAGAGAATAATCCGGGTCAAAGGACCAAAAAAGAAACGCCGATCAAAACAAGAGAAAAATCCGGGTCAAACGACCTGAAAAAAGACTCTCTACGGCAGCCGATCAACACGATCGGCGGACGAATCCTAGGTATGGACGGCGCAGCCCCCGGTGGCGATCATGGAGATCAACCGCCCCAGGGGCTGCGCGGTGCTGAAGCGGCGGCGGCTGGGGTTTGGATCGagattaggctgataccatgttagaaggaagAGAGAGAGATTGATGAAATAgttcattgtattgcttgagccccgtagacatatatatatatataggagtacatggtcatcttgaagtacaaggcaaggtagaataaATCTTATGCTATCCTATGTTTTCTACATAATCATTATACTCAACAGTTTCCTTCTTTGTTATTAAAATACATTGCTAGTCCTTTTCATCAGTTCAGATTTTTGGAAAAACTTGGCTAGCACATCCTAAAAGATATGCAAGTATTGTGTGTTGATGAAAAATTAATTGTTAGATGCTGTCTATTTACACTCATTGGACATATTGACCCTGTCCCACTGTCGTGAACGTATCCTATCCGAATGATACAAATTTTCTCCGTAAGCAATGCTCCATGTAAGAATTGCAATGCATGAGACTTACTCGTACACAGGATACATGTGTGACAAGAGACAAGAAGCAGAGGTGATACTGTATACAGATGATTAGAGCATACAACAGCCTAGACGAAAGCACCGCGGTGTGCTGATTACAAGCGCAGATGCTGACAACTAATCACTCGATGCATCAGTCCTAAGAGAAAGGAACTACGTACTGCTCTACTACCCCAACAAGAAAGCTCAAAagtacagcaccatgaggagaggaGCGACCAGCGGCACCGCGCTGGCCTGAAGCAGGGTGCCCATCCCCATGTCCTGTGAAAGCGCGGAACCAAAAGAAGTCAGAGCAAGGTGAACAAAGCTCAATCGATGCGGAGGCACGGGGAAAGCAAGCTTGAGCAAAGCTACGAGCTAAAGAAATCGAGAGCTTCAGGCATTAGTGGTGGCTGATTGGTAGTGGCGGTTACTCCTACCTGCCGTTGTTCTTGTCCAGGGGTGGGCATGGGCAGGACGGTGGCGGAGTCGGTGACGCCGGCGGGGAGCGGCACCGCGGGGTTGCTGCTGATGAAGGCGGTGCTCGCCCCGTCGCCCGACGCGGCAGGCGCGGGCGAGCCCGCATTGCCGTTGGCCGGCGCCCCAGGGCTCAGCCTGTCAGACGGCAGCTTCGGCATGTAGTCCTCCGAGCCGGGcaccggcgtcggcgtcggcgttggCGTGGGCGCAGGCGCGGGCGCGGCGACAGCGACAGCGGTCGGTGCCGGCAGCGGGGAGTAATCTGGCACCGACGGCACCACGACGGACATGGGGACCTTCTCGTCGCCGTAGCCCTCGCCGAGCAGCTAGTTAATCGAACCACAAGAAGCAAGAAAATGTTAGAGCACGGAAACCGCCACCACCGACGAACACTACCAGTAGGCACTAGCAAAGCACTTGAAGCGAAGCCGTGAGCTCACCCGAGAAATGTACGCCCCGGCGCCGCGCGTGCCGTCGAGGAGCGCCTGCGACGGCTGCGCGAAGAAGGAGCAGAGCAGCAGAGCGGACGCAAGGGACGCGCGCTGCATCTTGCCcgtcggcgtcggcggcgaggCTCCCGTCTCTGTCTTCTCGCTTCCTATGCTGTCTGCTCGGAGGGTCCGGTCTGGTTTGGGTTTGGCTCGAGGCCATGACCTTGTAAGACGTGCGTGGTCCTTGGGTGGGGTCTATGCTCTCCCTAGCCTGCAGGTCAGTGCGGGGCGGTGCACGGTGAAAAGCGATGCAAAACTGCCAAAGGAAACACAacagcggtggtggtggtggtagtctGCTACTCCTGGTACGGGCTAGCAGCTAGTCGTGGTCGAAAGGCTGCGGTAAAGCGGCCACCTTTGGGGACTTTGGGTTGGGCGTGCGTGGTGACGGCGAGGCCACAAAGGACGTGCGGTCGGCCGCCGGTGATTACCAGCAGATTGCTCGCGCTAGGACGTGCATTCTTCCTCTGTGTGTCAGTGTGTGTGTGGGTCGGGAGACTCATCGCGAGCAGCACGATGGAATGGAGGAACGCGGTGTTGGTTCCGGGCGCGGAGTCCTGTCGAGCTTTTGGGCGGAGGCCGAGGTGCTTTTGGGCCCGATAATGGCAGCATCAAAGGCCGGCGCGGTTGCCGGTGCACGTGAGTTCCAATACTGCGCTGCGCGGTCCAAGCTTTGGAGTTGCTCGATCCATGCGGTCAAATCTCAGCCCGGCCGTTTCCTGGCTCCTCACTGTACACTTGTACAGAATACAGGGCTCCTCGGCTTACAAATAATTCAAGTGAGACTTGATATTTTCCCTCTTTCGATCAAATAGGTAGAGTACCAGGACGCGGATTAAATGAGCTCGACCTCATATGTGCTCAGGTGACAGTAAAATTCTAAAGAATTgagatttttttagaatttttccaTGGCAAAAATTGATAAATGTTTAATTTGTTTGTAAAGTTTCATCATAGAATGATAGAAAAAAACATTTGTGAAAGTCGTGGCAAAACAGAAAACAAAGTCAGCACTCCAAAAAATAACTTTACTCcacgaatgtgatttcatgatgaaaacGAGTATTGAAAACACTTGTCAAAGTTTATCATCAATTTTTTTCGAATGTCTTTTTTTTATTGTACTGTTCACTCGAGCTCCTATGAGTGGAAGAGAGACTCCGAGTAGCCTCCATGACGTGTTGCGTACTGAGTCACAACATATAAAGTCAGACTCGTTATATTGATATTAACAGCCTTTATACCGAAAATGCATAGGAGCTCTCGGGTGCTACGCCCcttatattcaaaaataatttagtaattcaaaaaaagtcaaaaaatccCGGAACTTTTTATGGAATCAAACATGACCAGGTATTGCACTCGTATAAAAATATTTAAATAGGAAATGACTTATATTGTATCCATGGTCAAAGATTTCCCAAAAAATGCTAGATACAAGTACTATTCATGCTATATTGTCGTCATAAATTTGGTTTTTTTGCCCTGAAGTCAACGAGAATTATTCCTTGGCCAAACATTTTATATGAGTACAATACCTAGTCATATTTGGTTCAAAAATATATCCAAgatttgtttttggcttttttgaattaTTAAATTATTTTTAAATATAGAGGGGTGCAGCATCCAAGTGCTCCTAATCCGCTTCCCCTTTATACTATCTTTTTTCATCAACTCAATAGTCAAATCAACTGCAACCATCGAACACAACTACTCTACTGAAAATGAGGATGGAGTCCTAGTACATGGGAGGCCATTTTGGAAGCAACAAACATACATGAACGGATGCTTTACAGAACTTTACATATCTTTCCAACCAACTAATCTCCCCCCTTCCCCTGGAATTTTAGTGAGGTGGGGCACACCTCGTCCCCACGTCCAATCCTAAGCTTCACGTTATGTTGTGTTGTCCGTTGTTCTTGTAACAAATCCTCTTGTCTGTCTAGCATTTCTTTTTTGAAAGATGTCTACTAACCAACATTTAAAAATCACAtttatgatgatacgtgtttgtcgtaATATATTACGTTTTCTATCATTTAAGTACATTCATGATGAttatatgacataatcaagataatcATATGTGTGTTGTCGCAAATGTGTTTCATAACAACAATATTTTTTTCCTCATGTAAGTGTGGACTTCCATGACACAAAATGGTGTGCCATCAAAGTGTTTCGTCAGGGgtaacctgaaggaaatatgccctagaggcaataataaagttattatttatttccttatatcatgatagatgtttattattcatgttagaattgtattaaccgaaaacatgatacatgtgtgaatacatagacaaacagagtgtcactagtatgcctctacttgactagctcgttgatcaaagatggttatgttttctagccatagacaaagagttgttatttgattaacgggatcacatcattaggagaatgatgtgattgacttgactcattccgttagcttagcacttgatcgtttagtttgttgatattgctttcttcatgacttatacatgttcctatgactatgagattatgcaactcccgtttaccggaggaacactttgtgtgctaccaaacgtcacaacgtaactgggtggttataaaggtgctctacaggtgtctccgaaggtacttgttgggttggcgtatttcgagattaggatttgtcactccgattgtcggagaggtatctctgggcccactcggtaatacacatcactataagcctcgcaagcattgcaactaatgagttagttgcgggatgatgtattacggaacgagta
This window harbors:
- the LOC119359521 gene encoding skin secretory protein xP2-like; this translates as MQRASLASALLLCSFFAQPSQALLDGTRGAGAYISRLLGEGYGDEKVPMSVVVPSVPDYSPLPAPTAVAVAAPAPAPTPTPTPTPVPGSEDYMPKLPSDRLSPGAPANGNAGSPAPAASGDGASTAFISSNPAVPLPAGVTDSATVLPMPTPGQEQRQDMGMGTLLQASAVPLVAPLLMVLYF